One Pseudomonas sp. FP1742 genomic window carries:
- the pdxY gene encoding pyridoxal kinase PdxY, producing MKRTPHLLAIQSHVVFGHAGNSAAVFPMQRVGVNVWPLNTVQFSNHTQYGQWAGEVLSPHQIPELVEGIAAIGELGNCDAVLSGYLGSAAQGRAILVGVERIKSINPKALYLCDPVMGHPEKGCSVPAEVSDFLLEEAAAVADFMCPNQLELNSFSGRKAQSLFDCLAMARSLLARGPKAVLVKHLDYPGKPADGFEMLLVTAEGSWHLRRPLLAFPRQPVGVGDLTSGLFLARVLLGDSLVNAFEFTAAAVHEVLLETQVCASYELELVRAQDRIAHPRVRFEATAISL from the coding sequence ATGAAACGTACGCCCCATCTGCTCGCCATCCAGTCCCACGTGGTGTTCGGCCATGCTGGCAACAGCGCCGCGGTATTCCCGATGCAGCGGGTCGGGGTGAACGTCTGGCCGCTCAATACCGTGCAGTTCTCCAACCACACGCAATATGGCCAATGGGCCGGGGAAGTGCTGTCTCCGCATCAGATTCCGGAATTGGTGGAAGGGATCGCGGCAATTGGCGAGTTGGGTAACTGCGATGCCGTGTTGTCCGGCTACCTCGGCAGCGCGGCCCAGGGCCGGGCGATTCTGGTGGGGGTGGAGCGAATCAAATCGATCAATCCAAAAGCTTTATATCTCTGCGACCCGGTGATGGGCCATCCGGAAAAGGGCTGCAGTGTTCCAGCCGAGGTCAGCGATTTTCTGCTCGAAGAAGCCGCGGCGGTGGCCGATTTCATGTGTCCGAATCAGTTGGAACTGAACAGCTTCTCGGGGCGTAAGGCGCAATCATTATTCGATTGCCTGGCCATGGCGCGGTCGCTGCTGGCGCGCGGTCCGAAGGCGGTGCTGGTCAAGCATCTCGACTATCCCGGCAAACCGGCGGATGGCTTCGAGATGTTGCTGGTGACCGCTGAAGGCAGCTGGCACTTGCGTCGGCCGCTGCTGGCGTTTCCCCGTCAGCCGGTGGGCGTTGGCGATCTGACTTCCGGGCTGTTCCTGGCGCGTGTGCTGCTGGGTGACAGCCTGGTGAATGCCTTTGAATTCACTGCGGCGGCGGTGCATGAAGTGCTGCTGGAAACCCAGGTTTGTGCCAGCTACGAGCTGGAACTGGTGCGGGCGCAGGACCGGATCGCCCATCCCCGGGTGCGGTTCGAGGCGACCGCGATCAGTTTGTAA
- a CDS encoding DUF3301 domain-containing protein has product MLTLGNIFVFMLLATGGAWLWHNHGLRERALERVQQHCAKLRIELLDGNVALKKIAFIKDANGRRRLARVYNFEFTVTGETRHTGTITQFGAHSAQIELAPYPMPFDDTPPVVDIAKPSAEVIELSQWRQEHTKWRP; this is encoded by the coding sequence ATGCTGACCCTCGGAAATATCTTCGTGTTTATGCTGCTCGCCACCGGTGGTGCGTGGCTGTGGCACAACCACGGCTTGCGTGAACGCGCGCTGGAACGGGTTCAGCAGCACTGTGCCAAGCTGCGGATCGAGTTGCTGGACGGCAACGTAGCCTTGAAAAAGATCGCTTTCATTAAAGACGCTAATGGCCGTCGGCGCCTGGCCCGTGTGTATAACTTCGAATTCACCGTGACCGGCGAAACACGCCACACCGGTACCATCACCCAGTTCGGCGCCCATAGCGCGCAGATCGAGCTCGCGCCCTACCCGATGCCGTTCGACGACACACCGCCGGTGGTCGATATCGCGAAGCCCAGCGCCGAGGTGATTGAATTGAGCCAGTGGCGGCAGGAACACACCAAGTGGCGGCCTTGA
- a CDS encoding GTP-binding protein translates to MLQNIPTHVIAGPLGAGKTSLIKHLLAQRPAGERWAVLINEFGQIGLDAALLTQDADGIALGEVAGGCLCCVNGAPFQIGLGRLLRKARPDRLFIEPSGLGHPAQLLRQLREAPWQGVLAVQPCVLVLDAQALAAGKPLPAAQQQALDSAGLLLLNKSEGLDDSGRQRIAAQLPSRPLYWTQQAVLPLTELPGLKAQAVAGVDNFVVPKGLAQMPAIWTDPTQPICLSQAQEGGWSVGWRWHPSQAFDVVLIGKWLESLEWRRAKLVIHSVEGWVSANGLDNSLLDWQPSEWRRDSRIELIFSEAQAVEGLQQGLAGCRVQAS, encoded by the coding sequence ATGTTGCAGAACATTCCCACCCATGTCATTGCAGGCCCGCTGGGGGCAGGCAAGACCAGCCTGATCAAGCACCTGCTGGCGCAGCGGCCGGCGGGTGAGCGCTGGGCGGTGCTGATCAACGAGTTCGGCCAGATCGGCCTGGATGCTGCGCTGTTGACCCAGGACGCCGATGGTATCGCACTGGGGGAAGTGGCCGGGGGGTGTTTGTGTTGCGTCAATGGTGCGCCGTTTCAGATCGGCCTCGGGCGGTTGCTGCGCAAGGCACGACCGGATCGACTGTTCATCGAGCCCTCCGGGCTGGGGCATCCGGCGCAGTTGCTCAGGCAATTGCGCGAGGCGCCATGGCAAGGCGTCCTGGCGGTGCAGCCCTGTGTGCTGGTGTTGGACGCCCAGGCGCTCGCGGCCGGAAAACCGCTACCTGCGGCGCAACAGCAAGCCTTGGACAGTGCCGGCTTGCTGTTGCTGAACAAGTCTGAAGGCCTCGACGACAGTGGTCGCCAGCGAATCGCCGCACAGTTACCGTCGCGTCCTTTGTACTGGACGCAGCAAGCCGTCTTGCCGTTGACCGAGTTACCGGGCCTCAAGGCCCAGGCTGTCGCGGGTGTGGATAACTTTGTCGTGCCCAAGGGATTGGCGCAGATGCCAGCCATCTGGACTGACCCCACGCAGCCGATTTGCTTGAGTCAGGCGCAAGAGGGTGGCTGGAGCGTCGGCTGGCGTTGGCATCCGAGTCAGGCATTCGATGTCGTACTGATCGGAAAGTGGCTCGAGAGCCTTGAATGGCGGCGGGCGAAACTGGTTATCCACAGCGTCGAGGGGTGGGTGTCGGCCAATGGGCTGGATAACTCGTTACTGGATTGGCAACCCAGCGAATGGCGACGGGATTCGCGCATCGAGCTGATTTTCAGTGAGGCGCAGGCTGTTGAGGGGTTGCAGCAAGGCTTGGCCGGATGCCGGGTGCAAGCGAGCTAG
- a CDS encoding NADH:ubiquinone oxidoreductase, whose product MRLMGWSLLLVLTSSEVLAQACVVHSTAARLDVKVCQQNRNIPEKLFADGFCQPNLAGQKVEVQYVDQCPTGAFGVCSNAQVANMPYRQDIHYYGVATDAAYLKPFCETQSQGTWLNP is encoded by the coding sequence ATGCGGTTGATGGGATGGTCGTTACTTCTGGTGCTCACGTCGAGTGAAGTGCTGGCCCAGGCCTGCGTGGTGCACAGCACGGCTGCGCGGCTCGACGTGAAGGTCTGCCAGCAGAACCGCAACATCCCGGAAAAACTGTTCGCCGACGGTTTCTGCCAGCCGAATCTGGCCGGGCAGAAGGTCGAGGTGCAGTACGTCGACCAATGCCCCACCGGCGCGTTCGGGGTGTGCAGCAACGCTCAAGTCGCCAATATGCCTTACCGGCAGGATATTCACTATTACGGCGTGGCCACCGATGCGGCGTATCTGAAGCCGTTTTGCGAAACCCAGAGCCAGGGAACCTGGCTCAACCCTTGA
- a CDS encoding DUF1826 domain-containing protein codes for MLAPSLKRRPLIAQVQGETPKVLTGILDDGVNLALWQRQLPAHIAGFGRLLLSLNEPLAESLSLEMASEDAEPNLHGLASGFGDLEGYEGFIADVSWLVSAFACLLGAQRIGLRLRVLDKAMCPRFHVDHVPVRLITTYAGIGSQWLKEGAMDRRQLGKPDAEPQDDSLVQQIASGEVALLKGEKWHGNEGFGLIHRSPLLAPGERRLILTLDWLS; via the coding sequence ATGCTGGCGCCCAGTCTGAAGCGGCGACCGCTCATTGCTCAGGTTCAAGGTGAAACGCCAAAGGTGCTGACCGGGATTCTGGACGACGGTGTGAACCTCGCCCTCTGGCAACGCCAACTGCCGGCGCACATTGCCGGTTTCGGTCGCTTGCTGCTGTCCCTGAACGAGCCGCTGGCCGAATCGCTGTCCCTGGAAATGGCCAGTGAAGACGCCGAACCCAATCTCCACGGTTTAGCCTCAGGCTTCGGCGACCTTGAAGGTTACGAAGGCTTTATCGCCGACGTTTCCTGGCTGGTCAGCGCGTTCGCCTGCCTGCTGGGCGCCCAACGTATCGGCCTGCGCCTGCGGGTTCTGGACAAAGCCATGTGCCCGCGTTTCCACGTCGATCATGTGCCGGTGCGGTTGATCACCACCTACGCAGGGATTGGCAGCCAATGGCTGAAGGAAGGGGCGATGGATCGCCGGCAATTAGGCAAGCCTGACGCCGAACCGCAGGATGATTCGCTGGTCCAGCAAATCGCCAGCGGCGAAGTGGCGCTGCTCAAAGGAGAGAAGTGGCACGGCAACGAAGGCTTCGGCCTGATTCACCGTTCGCCGCTGCTGGCGCCGGGTGAGCGTCGTTTGATTCTGACCCTTGACTGGCTGAGCTAG
- the zigA gene encoding zinc metallochaperone GTPase ZigA, with protein MPNRLPVTVLSGFLGAGKSTLLNYVLRNRDNLRVAVIVNDMSEINIDGSEVQRDVSLNRAEEKLVEMSNGCICCTLREDLLEEVSKLAKDGRFDYLLIESTGISEPLPVAETFTFRDEEGQSLADIARLDTMVTVVDGMNFLLDYQAAESLASRGETLGEEDERSITDLLIEQIEFADVILISKIDLISSRERQELIAILERLNAQAEIIPMVMGEVPLKKILDTGRFDFERAAQAPGWLQELRGEHVPETEEYGIASTAYRARRPFHPQRFFSFIDRPWVNGRLLRSKGFFWLASKHMDAGSWSQAGGLMRHGFAGRWWRFVPKNQWPQDEESTAGIMENWTAATGDCRQELVFIGQNIDFAQLTAELDNCLLTDAEMALGVEGWRLLPDPFGPWHEEAAA; from the coding sequence ATGCCCAATCGTCTCCCCGTGACCGTCCTGTCGGGCTTTCTCGGCGCCGGAAAAAGTACACTGCTGAATTACGTACTACGTAATCGCGATAATCTGCGGGTCGCGGTGATCGTCAACGACATGAGCGAGATCAATATCGATGGCAGCGAAGTTCAACGCGATGTCAGCCTGAACCGTGCCGAAGAAAAGCTCGTGGAAATGAGCAATGGCTGCATTTGCTGCACCTTGCGGGAAGATTTGCTCGAAGAAGTCAGCAAACTCGCCAAGGACGGTCGTTTCGATTACCTGTTGATCGAGTCCACGGGCATTTCCGAGCCGTTGCCCGTGGCGGAAACTTTCACGTTTCGCGATGAAGAAGGGCAGAGCCTTGCGGACATTGCACGGCTTGACACCATGGTCACCGTGGTCGACGGCATGAACTTCCTGCTCGACTACCAAGCCGCTGAAAGCCTCGCTTCCCGTGGCGAAACCCTGGGAGAGGAGGACGAACGCTCGATCACTGACCTGTTGATCGAGCAGATCGAATTCGCTGACGTGATCCTGATCAGCAAGATCGATTTGATCAGCAGCCGCGAGCGCCAGGAGTTGATCGCGATCCTCGAACGGCTCAATGCCCAGGCCGAAATCATTCCGATGGTCATGGGTGAAGTACCGCTCAAGAAAATCCTCGACACCGGCCGCTTCGACTTCGAAAGGGCCGCTCAGGCGCCGGGTTGGTTACAGGAACTGCGTGGTGAGCACGTCCCGGAAACCGAGGAGTACGGCATTGCCTCCACGGCCTATCGGGCGCGGCGACCGTTTCATCCGCAGCGCTTTTTCAGCTTCATCGACCGCCCGTGGGTGAACGGCAGACTGCTGCGTTCCAAGGGCTTTTTCTGGCTGGCCAGCAAACACATGGACGCCGGCAGTTGGTCCCAGGCCGGCGGCTTGATGCGTCATGGTTTTGCCGGGCGCTGGTGGCGTTTCGTGCCGAAAAACCAGTGGCCGCAGGATGAAGAAAGCACCGCGGGGATCATGGAAAACTGGACGGCCGCCACCGGCGATTGCCGGCAGGAACTGGTATTTATCGGCCAGAACATCGACTTTGCACAACTCACCGCCGAACTTGATAACTGCCTGCTGACGGATGCTGAAATGGCCCTGGGCGTCGAGGGTTGGCGGTTGTTGCCCGATCCGTTCGGTCCCTGGCACGAAGAGGCGGCGGCCTGA
- a CDS encoding glutamine synthetase, which yields MGNALRFSLLSLSLLIAVDAWGQIPSLAKCTRSANLLACVDADGNAYSVNTVGNMIYLRGFEVAGKRYWAQTNSRYGQLTFFTGIASDGEAWVGYNRRVGWTTINRFSSSGGSSAKFTCSRMTGC from the coding sequence ATGGGAAACGCTCTGAGATTCTCGTTGTTGAGCCTTTCGCTGCTGATCGCAGTCGATGCCTGGGGACAAATTCCCAGCCTGGCCAAATGCACCCGCAGCGCCAATCTGCTGGCCTGCGTGGATGCCGACGGCAATGCCTACAGCGTTAACACCGTCGGCAACATGATCTACTTGCGCGGCTTTGAAGTCGCCGGTAAACGCTATTGGGCGCAGACCAATAGCCGCTACGGGCAACTGACGTTCTTTACCGGCATCGCGTCCGATGGCGAAGCCTGGGTCGGCTACAACCGCCGGGTTGGCTGGACAACCATCAATCGGTTCTCCAGCTCCGGGGGCAGCAGCGCGAAGTTCACCTGCAGCCGGATGACCGGTTGCTAG
- a CDS encoding N-acetylmuramoyl-L-alanine amidase, whose product MHRRHLLNLILASAAFALPFGVSATQIRNARLWRSDDKLRLVFDLSGPVQYKTFSLSAPERLIIDLSGADLSGDFSQLVLDNSVIRAIRSGHFGQGDTRIVLDLSGPVQLNSFLLPPQDGQGHRLVLDLKAIAPLQIAAASSEKREPIIDKAHPKRDIIVVVDPGHGGKDPGAVGAKGEREKDVVLSIAQLLAKRLKREKGFDVKLVRNDDFFVPLRKRVEIARKHKADMFISVHADAAPRLTASGASVYCLSEGGATSATARFMAQRENGADLLGATSLLNLKDKDPMLAGVILDMSMNATIAASLQLGNTVLGSLAGITTLHQKRVEQAGFAVLKSPDVPSILVETGFISNARDSQRLVTARHQQAVADGLFEGLQRYFQKNPPMNSYIAWQQEQKKAQA is encoded by the coding sequence ATGCACAGACGTCACTTGCTCAACCTGATTCTGGCCAGCGCGGCCTTCGCGTTACCTTTTGGTGTGTCGGCCACGCAAATTCGCAATGCACGACTGTGGCGTTCGGACGACAAGCTGCGACTGGTGTTCGATCTGAGCGGGCCGGTGCAATACAAAACCTTTTCCCTGAGTGCTCCTGAGCGGCTGATCATCGATCTGAGTGGCGCCGACCTCAGTGGCGACTTCAGTCAGTTGGTGCTCGACAACTCGGTGATTCGCGCGATCCGTTCCGGGCATTTCGGTCAGGGTGATACGCGGATCGTTCTTGACCTCAGCGGCCCGGTGCAGCTCAACAGTTTCCTGCTGCCGCCACAGGATGGGCAGGGGCACCGATTGGTGCTCGATCTGAAGGCCATTGCTCCGCTACAGATCGCGGCGGCGTCGTCGGAAAAACGTGAGCCCATCATCGACAAGGCTCACCCCAAGCGCGACATCATTGTGGTGGTCGACCCTGGTCACGGCGGCAAAGACCCGGGCGCGGTCGGCGCCAAAGGTGAGCGGGAGAAAGACGTGGTGCTATCGATCGCCCAGCTGTTGGCCAAGAGGCTGAAGCGTGAAAAGGGCTTCGACGTGAAACTGGTGCGTAACGATGACTTCTTCGTCCCGCTGCGCAAGCGCGTGGAGATCGCCCGCAAGCACAAGGCCGACATGTTCATCTCCGTCCATGCGGACGCCGCGCCGCGCCTCACCGCTTCAGGTGCGTCGGTGTACTGCCTGTCCGAAGGCGGCGCGACCTCGGCCACGGCGCGCTTCATGGCGCAACGGGAGAACGGTGCGGACCTGTTGGGCGCCACCAGCCTGCTCAATCTCAAGGACAAGGATCCGATGCTCGCCGGGGTGATTCTCGACATGTCGATGAACGCCACCATCGCCGCCAGTTTGCAGTTGGGCAACACGGTGCTCGGCAGCCTGGCAGGCATTACCACGCTGCATCAGAAGCGTGTGGAACAGGCGGGTTTCGCCGTGTTGAAGTCGCCGGATGTGCCATCGATTCTGGTGGAAACCGGCTTCATCTCGAACGCCCGCGACAGCCAGCGACTGGTGACGGCGCGGCATCAGCAGGCCGTGGCGGATGGTTTATTCGAAGGCTTGCAGCGTTACTTCCAGAAGAATCCCCCAATGAACAGCTATATCGCCTGGCAGCAGGAGCAGAAAAAGGCACAGGCCTAG
- the folE2 gene encoding GTP cyclohydrolase FolE2 yields MNALTLPDIAAQASRQALPLDWVGMCGVALPVLFDGQRLNAKADAGVSLDDGEARGIHMSRLYLALELLEQENLSPALLRRVLRSFLETHEGLSHNAYLKIHTDLLLKRPALVSPLAGWKTYPVSIEASFKNAMFHVELKIDVPYSSTCPCSAALARQLIQQQFVDDFANQPLQHADVLAWLGSTKGIIATPHSQRSNAQLRLRLDDYLDDLPLIAAINDAEAALGTAVQTAVKRADEQAFALANGQNLMFCEDAARRLNLALRRSPGINAFHVRVVHAESLHAHDAVAESRWNWEAA; encoded by the coding sequence ATGAATGCGCTGACTCTGCCGGATATCGCCGCGCAGGCCTCACGCCAAGCCCTGCCACTCGATTGGGTGGGCATGTGCGGCGTTGCTCTTCCTGTTTTATTCGATGGCCAGCGACTGAACGCAAAGGCCGACGCCGGCGTTAGCCTCGACGATGGAGAGGCGCGTGGCATTCATATGTCGCGGCTGTATCTGGCGCTGGAACTGCTTGAGCAGGAGAACCTTTCACCCGCGTTGTTGCGGCGAGTCTTGCGGAGTTTTCTCGAGACTCATGAAGGACTTTCCCACAACGCTTACCTAAAAATTCATACCGATCTATTGCTCAAAAGACCCGCGCTCGTCAGTCCCCTGGCCGGCTGGAAAACTTATCCGGTGAGCATCGAAGCCAGTTTTAAAAACGCGATGTTCCACGTGGAACTTAAAATCGACGTGCCTTATTCCTCAACCTGCCCGTGCTCAGCAGCCCTTGCGAGACAGTTGATTCAGCAGCAATTCGTTGACGATTTCGCCAATCAACCATTGCAACACGCAGACGTTCTGGCTTGGCTCGGCTCCACGAAAGGCATCATCGCGACACCGCATAGCCAACGCAGCAATGCACAATTACGGCTGCGTCTGGATGACTATCTGGATGACCTGCCGCTGATCGCCGCGATCAACGACGCGGAAGCAGCCCTCGGCACTGCTGTGCAAACCGCCGTGAAACGCGCCGACGAACAAGCTTTCGCCCTCGCCAACGGTCAAAACCTGATGTTCTGCGAAGACGCCGCGCGACGCCTGAACTTGGCACTGAGACGCTCCCCGGGCATCAACGCCTTTCACGTGCGAGTCGTCCACGCCGAAAGTCTTCACGCCCACGATGCCGTCGCCGAAAGCCGCTGGAACTGGGAGGCTGCATGA
- a CDS encoding metal ABC transporter ATP-binding protein produces the protein MIRCQALRWGAPGQPLTPPVDFELPQGSLTAVIGANGSGKSSLLKVIAGLQKPLAGNVVIDVPRKGGLSFLPQQQHLDRQFPVSLQELVAAGFWGSKQTPEIRSQRLKAALEDWCLTGLEHRPLMALSGGELQRALLARLSLAEARLLLLDEPHAALDELGQALLWKHIHAWHADGRTLVVVCHDLAAVRQHIPQALLIKSSGCVLGPSTELIRQQPQTQVA, from the coding sequence ATGATCCGATGCCAAGCCTTGCGCTGGGGCGCACCCGGTCAGCCACTCACTCCGCCAGTGGATTTCGAATTACCCCAGGGCAGCCTGACCGCCGTCATCGGCGCCAACGGTTCGGGTAAAAGCAGCCTGCTGAAGGTCATCGCCGGCTTGCAAAAGCCACTGGCTGGCAACGTCGTCATTGATGTTCCACGCAAGGGCGGGCTTTCGTTCCTGCCTCAGCAACAACACCTGGACCGGCAATTCCCCGTCAGCCTGCAAGAGTTGGTGGCCGCAGGTTTTTGGGGCAGCAAGCAAACTCCGGAAATTCGCAGCCAGCGACTCAAGGCTGCACTGGAAGACTGGTGCCTGACCGGTCTGGAACATCGCCCGTTGATGGCCCTTTCCGGGGGCGAATTGCAGCGGGCCCTGCTCGCCCGACTGAGCCTCGCCGAAGCGCGCTTGCTGCTGCTCGACGAACCCCACGCCGCTCTCGATGAGCTCGGCCAGGCGCTGCTCTGGAAACACATCCACGCCTGGCATGCCGATGGCCGAACCCTGGTCGTGGTGTGTCACGACCTGGCCGCCGTGCGCCAACATATTCCACAAGCATTACTGATCAAAAGTAGCGGTTGCGTCCTCGGTCCCAGTACCGAGCTGATTCGCCAACAACCTCAGACGCAGGTGGCTTGA
- a CDS encoding metal ABC transporter permease produces MIAAANLWQPFHEFVFMRRALLGGLVLACSTAPLGVFLILRRMSLIGDAVAHGILPGAALGFWFAGLSLPALTIGGLGAGLSMAGLAAWITRRTGLREDASLAAIYPISLASGVLILGIAGKRLDLLHLLFGSALAVDGPTLTGMLWVSGFSLIAMALIYKPLLLDTLDPLFLQTVSRLGPLAHGVFLTLVVLNLVIGFQAIGALMVVGLMMLPAAASRFWSRRLPVLIAIAALLGCLSVWLGLLLSLYYSLPSGPAIVLVAGGWYLLSVVFGPVHGLLRRPPLLTSQ; encoded by the coding sequence ATGATCGCTGCCGCTAACCTTTGGCAACCGTTCCACGAATTCGTGTTCATGCGCCGAGCGCTGCTCGGTGGCCTTGTCCTGGCGTGCAGCACGGCACCGCTTGGGGTCTTTCTGATCCTGCGACGCATGAGCCTGATTGGCGACGCGGTGGCTCACGGTATCTTGCCCGGTGCCGCATTGGGCTTCTGGTTCGCCGGATTGAGCCTGCCCGCGCTGACCATCGGCGGCCTCGGTGCCGGCCTGAGCATGGCCGGATTAGCCGCCTGGATTACCCGTCGCACCGGTTTGCGGGAAGACGCGAGCCTGGCCGCGATCTACCCGATATCGCTGGCCAGCGGTGTGCTGATCCTTGGCATCGCCGGCAAGCGTCTGGACCTGTTGCACCTGTTGTTCGGCTCGGCGCTGGCGGTCGATGGCCCGACCTTGACCGGCATGCTCTGGGTCTCGGGCTTCAGCCTGATCGCCATGGCGCTCATCTACAAACCACTGTTGCTGGACACCCTCGACCCACTCTTTCTGCAAACCGTCAGCCGCCTCGGGCCACTGGCTCACGGGGTATTTCTGACGCTGGTGGTGCTGAACCTGGTGATCGGTTTCCAAGCCATCGGCGCACTAATGGTGGTTGGTTTGATGATGTTGCCGGCTGCTGCTTCCCGCTTCTGGAGTCGCCGTTTGCCAGTGCTGATTGCCATCGCCGCGCTGCTCGGCTGCCTCTCGGTCTGGCTCGGACTATTGCTGTCGCTCTACTACTCACTGCCCAGCGGTCCGGCGATCGTGCTGGTGGCTGGCGGTTGGTATCTGCTGTCCGTGGTGTTCGGTCCGGTGCACGGCTTGCTGCGCCGCCCGCCTTTGCTCACATCCCAATGA